A DNA window from Fervidobacterium sp. contains the following coding sequences:
- a CDS encoding 2,3-bisphosphoglycerate-independent phosphoglycerate mutase encodes MEGWTVSVDKQEFVRELIAPNNSKIVLLVMDGIGDLPNEEGVTPLMKANTPNLDKVAMLSDLGQTVPVLPGITPGSGPGHLGLFGYDPIKYQIGRGILEALGEDIEVGELDVVARGNFATISGEIVVDRRAGRPTTEESAKVVEILNNNIKEIEDVRITFYPGKEHRFVLKLTAEGLSDKIEDADPQKEGKPIKYTTALEPEAEKTARVINKLLDRIKEVLVDQPKMNFALVRGFSKYPQLPQFPEVYKLKAGAIAVYPMYKGLAKLVGMTIIPTGQTIEDEIETLKKEWNNYDFFFVHIKKTDSYGEDGKFDEKVHVIENVDKVIPEILSLNPDVLVVTGDHSTPCAMKSHSFHPIPIMFCAKHTRKGLSKAFNEFECARGTLGTIHATDVMNLILAYSGRLEKFGA; translated from the coding sequence ATGGAGGGATGGACTGTGAGCGTTGATAAACAAGAATTTGTACGTGAGTTAATTGCGCCAAACAACAGTAAGATTGTTTTACTTGTTATGGATGGTATAGGTGATCTTCCTAATGAAGAAGGGGTTACCCCACTTATGAAAGCAAATACCCCTAACCTTGACAAAGTAGCAATGCTTAGTGATCTTGGTCAAACTGTACCTGTCTTACCTGGTATAACTCCTGGTAGTGGGCCTGGACATCTTGGTTTATTTGGTTATGATCCTATAAAATATCAAATAGGCCGTGGAATTCTTGAAGCACTTGGTGAAGATATAGAGGTTGGTGAGCTTGATGTTGTTGCAAGAGGTAATTTTGCAACGATTAGTGGTGAGATTGTAGTGGACAGAAGGGCTGGAAGACCTACAACGGAAGAGAGTGCAAAGGTAGTTGAAATTTTGAATAACAACATAAAGGAAATTGAAGATGTTAGAATAACATTTTACCCAGGGAAAGAACATAGGTTTGTTTTGAAACTCACAGCAGAAGGCTTGTCCGATAAAATTGAGGACGCAGACCCACAGAAAGAGGGTAAACCAATAAAATACACAACAGCCCTTGAACCGGAAGCAGAAAAGACTGCCAGAGTAATTAACAAATTGCTTGACAGAATAAAAGAGGTTCTTGTAGATCAACCGAAGATGAATTTTGCACTTGTAAGGGGTTTTTCAAAGTATCCGCAACTTCCACAATTCCCTGAGGTTTATAAATTAAAAGCAGGTGCAATTGCGGTTTATCCAATGTATAAGGGTCTTGCAAAGTTAGTTGGAATGACAATAATACCAACTGGTCAAACAATAGAAGACGAGATAGAAACTCTGAAAAAGGAATGGAACAATTATGATTTCTTCTTTGTACACATAAAGAAAACAGATTCGTACGGTGAAGATGGTAAATTTGACGAAAAGGTACACGTAATTGAAAACGTTGATAAAGTCATTCCTGAAATACTTTCACTTAATCCCGATGTGCTTGTTGTGACCGGTGATCATTCAACACCTTGTGCAATGAAATCTCACTCATTCCATCCAATACCGATCATGTTCTGTGCCAAGCACACAAGGAAAGGGCTTTCAAAGGCATTCAACGAATTTGAATGTGCAAGAGGGACACTTGGCACTATACACGCAACAGATGTTATGAATCTTATCTTAGCTTACTCTGGAAGGTTAGAAAAGTTCGGAGCATAA
- a CDS encoding ComEC/Rec2 family competence protein, which produces MGFKNYLSFFYFGSAVLGAIVGTYVKFPLLFIFLPIFVLVLTKKPRLSLFIALFIISNLSIVSEVKMKNVQFVGTIKNVQADSSIASLRFYDGIRWRRLWFDVKLYKKEKVGTIVYFIGELIKTNSYPKYYAKTTFYATATNYTPTSLIYESFESFRSFIAKVDPFYQNLFGNQTRDENFVKSGLYHIFCVSGMHVSLLYLFSYYLASLITYQKIIKIILSLIFPTIFVIGSGMNLPSQRALWMLMLSSIFNIFDYKVRPINTVSLVGLFLVLVNPEIVLSLSFYMTFFSTIGVLSATNNFFANIGGFLGSAPYVSLISSTNVFSIIATILVSVPVQIIMFCLSIAYVLYVMKLHILSMFLLYSILPFAQFVKLIANTFSKFPLIPQHIIVSIAFSITFIIYLAIMQEYQSKKLMHNS; this is translated from the coding sequence GTGGGTTTTAAAAATTACCTTTCGTTTTTTTACTTTGGAAGTGCTGTACTAGGTGCGATAGTGGGAACTTACGTAAAGTTCCCACTTTTATTTATCTTCTTGCCTATTTTTGTGCTTGTACTTACCAAAAAGCCACGCTTGTCACTTTTCATCGCGCTTTTCATAATTTCAAACTTGTCAATAGTAAGTGAAGTAAAAATGAAAAATGTTCAGTTTGTTGGCACGATTAAAAATGTGCAGGCCGATTCTTCTATAGCTTCTTTAAGATTTTACGATGGTATAAGATGGAGACGTTTGTGGTTTGACGTAAAACTTTACAAAAAAGAGAAGGTTGGTACGATAGTTTACTTCATCGGAGAGCTTATAAAAACAAACTCATATCCAAAATACTATGCAAAAACTACGTTTTATGCAACAGCTACTAATTACACCCCGACATCTTTAATTTATGAATCATTTGAATCATTTAGAAGCTTCATAGCCAAAGTTGATCCATTCTATCAAAATCTATTTGGCAACCAGACAAGAGATGAAAATTTCGTAAAGAGCGGTTTGTACCATATATTTTGCGTTTCTGGAATGCATGTGAGTTTGCTTTATTTGTTCAGCTACTATTTAGCTTCTCTTATCACCTATCAAAAAATCATCAAGATAATACTTTCCTTAATTTTCCCAACGATCTTTGTAATAGGCTCTGGAATGAATTTGCCGTCACAAAGAGCTCTTTGGATGTTAATGCTTTCGTCGATATTTAATATATTTGATTACAAAGTGAGACCGATAAACACGGTCTCACTTGTGGGACTCTTTCTTGTCCTGGTTAATCCAGAAATTGTACTTTCTTTATCCTTTTATATGACATTTTTCTCAACAATAGGTGTACTATCTGCCACAAATAATTTCTTTGCCAACATAGGGGGTTTCCTCGGTAGCGCGCCGTACGTATCTCTGATTTCTTCTACAAATGTATTTTCAATAATAGCAACAATTCTTGTTTCAGTACCAGTTCAAATAATCATGTTTTGTTTATCTATTGCTTATGTACTTTACGTTATGAAACTGCACATTTTAAGCATGTTTTTGCTTTACTCGATTCTACCGTTTGCACAGTTTGTAAAATTAATAGCCAACACATTTTCGAAATTTCCACTCATACCACAACATATTATAGTCTCAATTGCCTTTTCAATAACGTTTATAATCTACTTGGCAATTATGCAAGAATATCAAAGTAAAAAGCTAATGCACAATTCTTAA
- a CDS encoding transcriptional repressor — MHVDSLKKELKNRKWRMTPQREQVLKVFIETNSEHLGAEEVYRYLISKRTNVSKATVYRTIDLLVELGFLRRLQFDEGVYRYELVDKESKHSHFICNSCGKIYELKGELSPENVMKEYVNLLVESGYVVEEFDLKFRGTCPKCSKKKSKKLGN, encoded by the coding sequence ATGCACGTGGATAGTTTAAAAAAAGAACTAAAAAATAGAAAGTGGAGAATGACTCCTCAACGAGAGCAGGTACTAAAGGTTTTTATTGAAACAAACAGTGAACACCTTGGCGCGGAAGAGGTTTACAGGTATTTAATAAGTAAGAGAACTAATGTGAGCAAAGCGACTGTTTACAGGACCATAGACTTGCTTGTTGAACTTGGATTTTTGAGAAGACTCCAGTTTGATGAAGGAGTTTATCGCTATGAATTGGTCGACAAAGAAAGTAAACACTCTCATTTTATCTGCAACTCTTGTGGAAAGATATACGAGTTGAAAGGTGAACTTTCACCTGAAAATGTTATGAAGGAATACGTTAATTTATTAGTAGAATCTGGTTATGTTGTTGAAGAATTTGATTTGAAATTCAGAGGTACATGCCCTAAATGTTCTAAGAAAAAAAGTAAAAAACTTGGGAACTAA